The proteins below are encoded in one region of Nitrospira sp. SG-bin1:
- a CDS encoding ABC transporter ATP-binding protein, which produces MPLTANIETPVIEVSHVATKFGQAVVHEDVSLAIHRGEIFAIAGGNGCGKTTLLREIIGLITPSAGTIRLFGMDSRKLETGDGHPVHRRFGVMFQHGALFSSFTLAENVAVPLREHTTLSAGLIRDIVAAKIAMVGLPPDSAAKYPNELSGGMRRRAALARAIVMDPELLFLDEPTAGLDPIIAAGFDDLVLSLKSLLGLTVVMVTHDLDSLWRIANRVAVLGRGTVLGVGTMQELSRSDDPIVRDYFHGPRGRAASEQAAWNKEL; this is translated from the coding sequence ATGCCGTTGACCGCGAACATCGAGACGCCCGTGATCGAGGTCAGCCACGTCGCCACGAAATTCGGCCAGGCCGTCGTGCACGAGGACGTCAGCCTGGCCATCCACAGGGGAGAAATTTTTGCGATAGCCGGAGGCAATGGATGCGGCAAGACCACGTTGCTGCGCGAGATCATCGGCCTGATCACCCCTTCCGCCGGTACGATTCGGCTGTTCGGAATGGACAGCCGAAAATTGGAGACGGGGGACGGCCACCCGGTTCATCGCCGATTCGGCGTGATGTTCCAGCACGGCGCTTTGTTCAGTTCGTTCACGCTGGCGGAGAATGTCGCCGTGCCGCTGCGCGAGCATACGACCCTGAGCGCCGGGTTGATACGCGACATTGTCGCCGCCAAGATCGCGATGGTGGGACTCCCGCCGGACAGTGCCGCGAAATATCCCAACGAGCTCAGCGGCGGCATGCGGAGACGGGCCGCGCTCGCCCGAGCGATCGTCATGGATCCGGAGCTCTTGTTTCTCGACGAGCCGACCGCCGGCCTCGACCCGATCATCGCGGCGGGGTTTGATGATCTTGTTCTCTCGTTGAAAAGCCTCTTGGGATTGACGGTGGTGATGGTGACGCATGACTTGGACTCACTGTGGCGAATCGCGAATCGGGTGGCGGTACTCGGCCGCGGAACGGTCCTGGGAGTCGGCACCATGCAGGAGTTGTCTCGATCGGACGACCCGATCGTCCGAGATTATTTCCATGGCCCCCGCGGGCGCGCGGCGAGCGAACAGGCGGCTTGGAACAAGGAGCTGTAA
- a CDS encoding cytochrome C has product MSRPIRTGIVLVSALSVTISCVPPPRVTDSEETAGRPSTDATIHALFAPPSPETIPGDLRGEQIRLGYKMIADTQEYGKRYVGNALNCTNCHLDAGLNPNSASFVGISTLYPQYRERAGRQMTLADRINECFERSMNGKPLPPDSVKLTAIVAYIEWLSQNVPPGSAVPWRGIPRLTTTHQPDPVVGKKVFEQKCVFCHGSDGQGTMAAPPVWGPRSYNIGAGMARVSVAASFIKANMPRGWGWTVTDDEAVDVAAYINTQPRPDFPGKIHDWPRGGKPADVPY; this is encoded by the coding sequence ATGAGCCGACCGATCAGGACAGGCATCGTGCTGGTGAGTGCCTTGTCGGTGACGATCAGTTGTGTGCCGCCTCCACGGGTGACGGATAGTGAGGAAACAGCCGGGCGTCCGAGCACGGACGCGACCATCCACGCCTTGTTTGCCCCGCCTTCCCCTGAAACGATTCCGGGCGATCTGCGGGGCGAACAGATTCGACTGGGATACAAAATGATCGCCGATACACAGGAATATGGGAAACGATATGTGGGGAACGCGCTGAACTGTACCAACTGCCATTTGGACGCGGGACTCAATCCGAATTCCGCGTCCTTCGTCGGCATCAGCACGCTCTATCCGCAATATCGTGAACGCGCCGGCCGACAGATGACTCTGGCCGACCGAATCAACGAGTGTTTCGAACGCAGCATGAACGGAAAACCCCTGCCGCCCGACAGTGTGAAGCTCACGGCCATTGTCGCCTACATCGAGTGGTTATCGCAGAACGTGCCCCCTGGGAGCGCGGTCCCCTGGCGAGGAATTCCCCGTCTCACCACGACTCATCAACCTGATCCTGTCGTCGGCAAGAAAGTCTTCGAGCAAAAGTGTGTCTTTTGCCATGGCTCCGACGGACAAGGCACCATGGCGGCACCGCCGGTGTGGGGGCCTCGTTCGTACAACATCGGTGCAGGGATGGCGCGGGTCAGCGTGGCGGCATCGTTCATCAAGGCCAATATGCCGCGCGGTTGGGGGTGGACGGTGACGGATGATGAGGCGGTGGACGTGGCGGCCTATATCAATACTCAGCCTCGGCCTGATTTTCCCGGCAAGATTCATGATTGGCCGAGAGGAGGCAAGCCGGCGGATGTCCCCTATTGA
- a CDS encoding cell division protein FtsH, translated as MNNKVSFSIWYVLLAVMAVVIVHDFIHALNKVEELPYSEFKKLVADGKVAEVSLTSQVLTGKLKPEGESKEQKAFAAVRVEDPDLVRELNQHGVMFTGVIESTFWRDLLSWIIPVALFVGIWFFIFRRLGQAQGGFMQVGQSKAKIYMEKDVKVTFADVAGVDEAKDELREVIEFLKTPEKFTKLGGKIPKGILLVGPPGTGKTLLARAVAGEAGVPFFSISGSEFVEMFVGVGAARVRDLFEQAKGKAPCIIFIDELDALGKARGVGPMAHEEREQTLNQLLVEMDGFDPRVGVILMAATNRPEILDPALLRAGRFDRHVTVDRPDKKGRLDVLRVHAKKVALSQEADLEQIAAMTPGFSGADLANVINESALLAVRRGKDQVGLSELQEAVERVIAGLEKKNRVLNKMEKERVAFHESGHAIVALSIPGSDQVQKISIIPRGVAALGYTLQLPTEDRFLMTKSELENKVAVLLGGRIAEETIFGEASTGAQNDLVKATDIAKSMVKAYGMSEKLGTITLERERQPQFLQLPVASEKGDYSEETAREIDCEVRRIIDEQYGRVRRLLEERKTALRQGAQLLLEREVITGAELKAILEAT; from the coding sequence ATGAACAATAAAGTTTCTTTTTCCATCTGGTACGTGCTGCTTGCCGTCATGGCGGTGGTGATCGTGCATGATTTCATTCATGCCCTCAATAAGGTCGAGGAACTCCCCTACAGTGAATTCAAAAAACTGGTAGCTGACGGCAAGGTGGCGGAAGTCTCGCTGACCAGCCAAGTGCTGACGGGAAAGCTGAAACCGGAGGGAGAATCCAAAGAACAGAAAGCCTTTGCGGCCGTGCGGGTCGAAGACCCGGATCTCGTCCGTGAGCTCAACCAACATGGCGTGATGTTTACCGGGGTCATCGAATCCACTTTTTGGCGGGATCTCCTGTCGTGGATCATTCCGGTCGCCCTCTTCGTCGGCATCTGGTTCTTCATCTTCCGTCGTTTGGGGCAGGCGCAGGGCGGTTTCATGCAGGTCGGCCAGTCCAAGGCGAAGATCTATATGGAAAAAGACGTCAAGGTGACGTTCGCGGACGTGGCCGGTGTCGATGAGGCCAAAGATGAATTACGGGAGGTCATCGAGTTCCTGAAGACACCGGAGAAATTCACCAAGCTGGGTGGAAAAATCCCCAAGGGAATCCTGCTCGTCGGGCCGCCGGGGACGGGCAAAACGCTGCTCGCTCGCGCCGTGGCCGGCGAAGCCGGTGTGCCGTTTTTCAGCATCAGCGGCTCGGAATTCGTCGAAATGTTCGTGGGAGTCGGCGCGGCGCGCGTTCGCGATCTGTTCGAACAAGCGAAGGGCAAAGCGCCTTGCATCATCTTCATCGATGAGTTGGATGCCCTCGGGAAAGCCAGGGGCGTGGGACCCATGGCGCACGAGGAACGCGAGCAAACGCTCAACCAGTTGTTGGTGGAGATGGACGGATTCGATCCCCGGGTCGGCGTAATTCTCATGGCCGCGACCAACCGGCCGGAGATTCTCGATCCCGCGCTGCTGCGCGCGGGGCGATTCGATCGTCACGTGACCGTAGACCGTCCCGACAAAAAAGGCCGACTGGATGTGCTTCGAGTTCATGCCAAGAAAGTGGCGTTGAGCCAGGAGGCCGATCTCGAGCAGATCGCCGCGATGACCCCGGGATTCTCCGGCGCAGATCTGGCCAATGTCATCAACGAGTCGGCCTTGTTGGCGGTCCGTCGAGGTAAAGACCAAGTGGGCCTTTCCGAATTGCAGGAGGCCGTGGAACGGGTCATCGCCGGGTTGGAAAAGAAAAATCGTGTCCTGAATAAGATGGAAAAGGAACGGGTGGCGTTCCATGAATCGGGCCATGCCATCGTCGCGCTTTCCATCCCGGGCTCCGATCAGGTGCAGAAGATCTCCATTATTCCGCGCGGCGTGGCGGCGCTCGGTTACACGCTCCAGCTTCCGACGGAAGACCGGTTTCTGATGACGAAATCGGAATTAGAGAATAAAGTTGCGGTGTTGCTCGGGGGGAGGATTGCCGAAGAAACGATCTTCGGGGAAGCTTCCACGGGCGCACAGAACGACCTCGTCAAGGCCACGGACATCGCGAAGAGCATGGTGAAGGCGTACGGAATGAGCGAGAAATTGGGCACCATCACGTTGGAACGTGAGCGTCAACCGCAGTTCCTTCAGCTTCCGGTCGCGTCTGAAAAAGGCGACTATTCGGAAGAAACCGCCCGTGAAATCGATTGTGAAGTGCGGCGGATCATTGACGAGCAGTACGGACGGGTGAGGCGATTGCTGGAGGAGAGGAAAACCGCGCTGCGACAAGGAGCCCAGCTTTTGTTGGAACGGGAAGTGATTACCGGAGCTGAGCTCAAGGCCATCCTCGAGGCGACGTGA
- a CDS encoding osmotically inducible protein OsmC, protein MEHKSKVYLYQTAVKRTEQRKGIISCAGKPDVQVATPPEFKGHEDMWSPEDLFVASANVCLMTMFLAMAERAGLAFSAYESTAEGRLELVEGKFRFTTITIKPSLALKSGSDAVKAREPIEKAERNCLISDSMKATVTVEPVIRPADDLPPIL, encoded by the coding sequence ATGGAACACAAGAGCAAAGTGTATCTGTACCAAACCGCCGTGAAGCGGACGGAACAGCGAAAGGGAATCATCTCCTGCGCTGGGAAACCGGATGTTCAGGTGGCCACTCCTCCGGAGTTCAAAGGCCATGAGGACATGTGGTCCCCGGAAGATCTCTTCGTGGCATCCGCCAACGTCTGTTTGATGACGATGTTTCTGGCCATGGCCGAGCGAGCCGGACTCGCCTTTTCCGCTTACGAAAGCACGGCGGAGGGCCGGCTGGAATTGGTGGAGGGGAAATTCCGATTCACGACGATCACCATCAAACCTTCCCTCGCCTTGAAGTCCGGAAGTGACGCGGTCAAGGCCAGGGAGCCGATTGAAAAAGCCGAGCGCAATTGTCTGATTTCCGACTCAATGAAAGCCACCGTGACCGTGGAACCGGTTATCCGCCCTGCGGACGACTTGCCGCCGATCCTATGA